ACAGTGACAGGGTACCGCAATGCATGTGCTGAACTGATCTTCAGTGTTTTCTTTTCCTatccaaaattatttatttaatcacaGAACTAAGTGAAAATGTGAAGAAATAAGATTCTGAAACTGAGATTTCTATTTCTTGCTTCTTTCCCCCCTCCGTTTTACAATAGATTGAGATTGCTTAAATAGAAACAAGTGGAAGCCCTAGTTCCTATTACACATGTTATCATCCTTCTTCTCCAAGAGATCCTAAGGCCGAGAATGAGTTGTACAATCCAGGACCACTTGGTGATGTCATGACCTGCTTTccctttcttttctcttctcttgCTCTGTCTTTATCGCAGAGAGCCGTTGAAGAGGTTTGATGATTTGCTGGAATGGGCTTCAGTTGTTGGGCTTGAGACGGTTGGGCTTGAGATGACTTGCCAATATCCCCTCTCAAACTATGCGTTGGAGGAACGTCAACGCCTAGTTTGAAACGGAGACTGTAGAATGAAGCAGTCGGAAGCGACTTGGTAAAGATATCGGCCAGTTGAAGCTGTGCTGGTATGTGCTTGACGACCAGAGACCCCAAGGCTACCCTTTCACGAACGTAGTGATAATCTATCTCAAAATGCTTTGTTCTTTTGTGGAATGCCGGATTTGCTGTTAAGTAGATAGAGGAGAGATTGTCTCCAAATAGCTCAGGTGTAACTGGAAGAGATATGCCGAGTTCCCTGAGAAGTATGCTTATCCACGCCATCTAAGATGCTGTTTCAGAGAGCGACCTGTACTCGGCTTCAGTAGAGCTTTTGGAAACAGTCGGCTGTTTCTTAGGCGACCAAGAGATGAGGTTCTGACCGAGGAATGTACAGAAACCTCCTGTTGATCTTCTGGTAGCTGGATAACCAGCCCAATCGATGTCGCTGTAGGCACGGAGAGTGCAGTCAGTATCACGAACCAGTGAGACACCCATTGCAACTGTTCCCTTGACATAGCGCAGAATTCTCTTCAGGTTGTTGAAGTCTGAGAGTGAAGGTGCGTGCATCTTTTGGCACACATAATTTACTGCGAACTGGATAACAGGTCTTGTCAGGGTTAAATACTGAAGTTTTCCGGCCAGTTTTCTGAAGAACTGAGGGTTGTAGAAAGGTGTATCTTGATCCGGAACATTGTTGAGTTGCAAAGGCAGAGGCGTGTTGATTGGTGAACAATTTTCCATACCTGCAGCTCCAAGAAGGTCCACAACATATTGTTCTTGAGACAGAAACATACCTTCATCGTGAAACGTTGCCTGAATCCCCAAGAAGTAATGCAACtttccgagatctttcatccTGAACTCTGAGTTGAGTTGATCAAGCAGCTTAGTTAAGATCTGAGAGCTGTTCCCTGTTATAGCCATATCATCTACGTAGAGTAGAAGCATGATGATGTTActatctttgttgtagatgaACAAAGACGGATCTTTCACGCTGCACACAAATCCAAACTCAATAAGGAAGTCACTGAATCTGTTAAACCAAGCACGTGGAGACTGTTTCAGTCCATAGAGGGATTTGTGAAGATGACAGACGTGATTCGGTTTGCTCTTATCAACGAATCCCGCTGCCTGCTTCATGTAGACAGTTTCAAGAAGATTGCCGTGTAAGAACGCATTTTTAACATCCATTTGCTTCACTTCCCACTTCATAATTGTTGCAAGATGAAGCACTATACGGACAGTCGCTGTTCTGACTACCGGGCTATATGTCTCGAGATAGTCCACGCCTTCTTCTTGATTGTTACCGTGCACTACAAGACGAGCTCTGTGACTTTGAAGAGTACCGTCTGCGTTCAGTTTGTGCCTGTAGATCCACGAGTTTCCTAGTACATGCATCTCTTGCGTTCTTGGGACCAGTGACCATGTCTTTGTAAGGTTACAGTTCTCAATTTCCTCTCCCATGGCGTTGTTCCATCTTGGATCTTTGAGAGCCGCTGTTACAGTTGTCGGAACTGGATCAGTTGATCTATGCGTCAACAGGGCGTACTTAGGATTTGGTTTCACTATTCCAGACTTAGATCTTGTCACCATGGAATGTTGAGATGTTGAAATCGGAACTGTGGAACTGACAGATACAGAGCCAACAGTTCTTTCATCCGGAGCAGATGCAGCACTAACACTTCGTGAGTCGTTTGTTCCACTGGTTGAAGAGACGTTCCTGGTGAGAGGTGGAAAGTCTTCTTCTCTGAACAGGGAACCAGCAGAAGCTACCACAGTTGATGTCTGTGGAATCTGAACGTTTGATGTAACAACAGGAGATGTCTGTGTTGGTTGAGTCTCAACCGTATCAGAGTTATCTACCTGCAGGAAGCTTCTTTGCCAAGCTAACAAGGACGGTGTAGTTTCCTGACTGTGAAAGTGACTGTAGACTGATCCAAAAGGGAAGCTTGATTCATCAAAGATCACATGCCTTGAGATGTACACACGTCCTGTTGGTGGATCCAGACATCTATACCCTTTATATTTGTCGTTGTAGCCAAGAAAAACGTAGTGAAGAGATCGAGGATCAAATTCGTTGCTGCGTAATCTCTCAACATAGGATAACATGAACAGCCAAACGATCTGAGAGAAGAGTAGTCTGGTGCTTTGCCGTTTAGTATTTCGAAGGGGCTTCTCTTGTCTTGTAAAGCTGAGGACGGCAAAAGATTACTCAAGAAGTTAGCTGTGTAGAAAGCTTCGACCCAATATCTTTGAGGTGTTTTACTCTGAAACATCATTGTGAGTCCCAGTTCTATAACATGACGATGCTTTCTCTCCGCTAAACCGTTTTGTTGCGGCGTATGACGACACGAGATGAGCTGTTGTATCCCACTGTCTTTAAGATGAGCCAGAAACCGTTTGCTAATGAACTCACCACCCCCATCACACTGAAAAATTCCAATCTTCTATGACAACTGATTCTCAACCAGCTTCTGAAACCATACAAATGTATTGAAGAAGTCTGATTTGGCTTTGAGAGGGAGTAACCAACAGAAGCGAGAGAAGTTGTCTATGAATATAACATAAAAACGGAATCCTTGATTAGAGGTAACAGGAGATGGACCCCAGAGATCACAATGGACTCTCTCTAAGGGCCTAGACGCTACAAAAGAAGACGCAACAAACGGTAACCTACAACTCTTCCCTAGTTGACATGAATCACACATCTTCAAGGTACTTTTATTGACTGAAATAAACTTGTTATGACTCAGGTACTTGAGGGTCTGATCTTGTGGATGTCCCAACCTCTTGTGCCACACTTCATCACTCGCTGCTATCTGTCTTGTTGAGTACAAAGCTTGAGGCTTCGGAGAGTTGAGACTGTACAGACCTTCACGGGTGTTGCCTTGTCTCAGAAGGCTTTGCGTTTGCTTGTCCTTTACACACACTTGGTTAGAATCAAACTCAAACGAGCATGGATAGTCATTGGTGAGTTTAGAAACAGACAAGAGTGACTTAGTAATCCCGGGACAAACAAGAAAATCTCTAAGAGGAAGAGAGGCACCTGACGTAGAAGCTATGTCCGCAGAGCCAACGTGAGTAATGGGTAAGAAGTTACCATCTCCAATGATAACTGCATCGTTTCCTTTGTAAGGTTGACTGTAGGCTAGATGATGTGGCGAGTTGGTTATGTGAGAAGTGGCTCCTGAATCGGCAAACCATTCTGCCCCAGCATTCTCAGAAACATCGGTGATGCGCATAGCTGCCAAAGAAACTGGCAAGTCCTCCTCTTGATAAGTGTTGTTGAACCTATGCCAGCATCTCAACGCACTGTGTCCATAGCGACCACAGATCTGACACGACGGGCTTTCATCAGACGAGATTGACGATGCAGAGGAACCAGAGTTAGACCTTGGAGAAGACAACTGCTGATGGAAACCTCTTCCCCTTGTGGAGAAGGAACCACGACCTCTGTTAGCTCCGAAACGTCTATTAGACTGACCTCTTCCTCCTTGGTTGTAGTACCCAGCTTCATAGTTTGTTTTCTGAGTATTAAAAGCCATATGAGGAGAGACGTCTGTGGGAGCATTGTACCTTTGGATGCGAGCATCGTAGCTGTGAAGACGCGGAACCAGATCTTCCAAGTTAGGATTTGGCATCATGTCCACAGAACCTTCGATGCTTGTTATGAGAGGTTCATAGTCCTTGCCTAAACCCTGAAGAGCCGCAAAAAATTTCATCCTTTCCGGAACAGGACTTCCAATCGAAGCCAACTGGTCACAAATAAGCTTAACATCAGTGAGATAGTCTGTCATAGATCTATCTAGCTTGGCCACGGTCTGGAGCTTGCGCTGGAGTTCGAACAAATGTGACGACGTGGGACGGTTGTAGTGCTTGGCTAACGCATCCCAGATCTGGTGAGAGGTTGAGCAGGAGACAACAAGGCTCTGTATGTCTTCTGAGAAAGAACCAAGCAACCAAGACTTGATAACCTGATCTGTTTGGAACCAAGTGTGATAGTCAGGGTTTATAACAGGAGTTGTAGATCCATTGATTCCTGGAACGGCGAGAGTCTCAGGTGGTCGAGGTGTAGCTCCGGTAACAAACCCTAAGAGACGTTGACCGTTGAGAAATGCTTCGAACTGATTCTTCCACAACAAGTAGTTTCTTTCTGTGAGCTTAATAGTGACTGAGTTCACTATCTTTAGTGAAGGAGGTGAATAGAGTTCAACAGCTtccatggctctgataccatgaaagtgtGAAGAAATAAGATTGTGAAACTGAGATTTCTATTTCTAAGTTCCTCaaataaattgtttatattGGGCTCAAAGCTGATTTAGAAAATCTAAGGCCCACTTAAGTTTGGAAACAAAACACAGTCGTTTCGTGCTCTTCGAAAAAATAGCCAGATAGGTCCAGAGAGAGCTTAAACCTACCGAACCATTTGCTCCCAGTGTTGGTTTATCCATCTCCGTCTCTCCGATCCTCGTCGATCAACTCCACCTGAAGAATCTCCGAGTTTCTATTGAACGACACACTTCAATGGTGGAATCTGTTTCTTCTCAAACTCCGTCGCTCTCGGAGGTATTCTTCTCTTGCCGAAGCTCAGTTTTCAATTCTTCTTCGTTCGATCTACTGAGATTCTCGTGTATTTAGGTAGATCTGATTAATTTCGAGAAGGAGCGGAAATTAGATATCTTTCTCTCTATTCATCATTACATAAAAAGTGTTTTTCAGTTTTCCGACCAAAAACAGATTGGATTTTGAACAGTTCAACAAGAttggatatatttttttatgttctgtaagaaaataaaacattttgcaGAATACATTGAACTACGTTTGGGGGAGAATGAGACATTCTTTTAAAGCCAGCTGATATTTTGCTTTGAAATCTAGATTTGTGGGAGTGATCTTGTTAAGTCATATTCATCAATTTGTAACAATTCCATATTTTACAGCAATATCATTTGGAGAAAGCAGTTGAAGACAAGTCTAAATCTCCTGAGGTGACTTCTGAAGAGGCTCCTGCCGCGACTGAAGAAGCTCGTGCTAATGAGGAAAACACTAGTGAAGAAGTTGCCGAGGAGACTCCTGATGAGATCAAGGTAATATTGTCATACCCATCCACCAACAAATAGAGACTAACTTTGATGAGCTTGCTCTTGATGAATTGATTTGGCTCATGTGGTgtgtgttttttcttcttcttttcagcTTGAGACAGCGCCTGCTGATTTCCGTTTCCCGACAACAAACCAAACTAGGCATTGTTTCACGCGTTACATTGAATATCACAGGTGATAAAATAAATGTTCTTCTCTAATTTTCCTCTTTTCCCCAAAGTTGTGATCCCTCTCCCCTTTATGTCTTTTGATTGTTTTCAAATTTCCAGATGTGTAGCTGCCAAGGGTGACGAAGCTCCCGAGTGCGATAAGTTTTCAAAGTTTTATCGATCTCTTTGCCCCGGCGAATGGGTATATGCTTAACTTCCTTCACTCCTTCAGTGCTTCTAGTCTTTttgtagatgatgatgataatttaAAGATGACCTTTAGTGCTTCCTGATACATCAAATCTGTCTTCCTTGTGTGTGTTGCAGGTTGATAGGTGGAACGAGCAAAGAGAGAATGGAACTTTCCCTGGTCCTCTTTAAGACTACTCCTGCCTCTCAAGAAGCATCATATCCCCCCTCCCCCCTTCTTCCTCTTTTGCTCTTATACACTTCATGATGTCACCCGGATTACACTGCagagttttaataagattttaCAACAACCAGCATGTCTGGTTCCTCAACATAAAATGTGAGAGTTTAACAATTATAATCTCAACTTTTCTCTGTgttcaacttaatttttttgagGATCATCCGATTCTGATATGCCGTTCTTCCTGATTATATTATTTTCCATGGAAAAACTTTAGACATTTTACGGATGGTGAATGATATTTCAAGATATAAGAAAATGGTATATCATTCATCACCAAAACTGATTACATCATCAGAACTGGTGGTTTTCACTATAAATGATgaatgtttataattaattaactttGTCGTGTGTCCCCAATGCCAAGAAGTGGTAGCAGATCCAACAAGCCTTTGTTAAATCCATATCTCATGCAACCATCAGCTCCCTCTGCTTGGGTCTCTCTGACAGAGACAGTCTGGTAATGGATTTTCATAGAAAGATTCCTCAGAACGATGTCTCTCCAAACCCTTTGTTCCTGAAGCAGGTCCTTTTCTCCTCCTCGGTGATCCTTGTCTGTATTATTACCACAGCTACTATGTCTCGCTACTATGTGGAGATAGTAGTATTGAATTAAAACACTTGATTATTGCTTACCGAGTTTTGTGAATCTCTATGATTCTTTCATACACTTTCCTGTTATCTTTCTCAATTCCTCTTCCAATTCTGTCTATCAACCTCACAATGGCTTTCCTGAATCACAAATACAAACAAAATGTAAGTAACTAAAGATTGCATGActtgacaaaataaaaaaacacatcTGTCACCTGTCCGGAGATATTGTTTTCCGGTGACCAAGATACCGGCGATGCCCTTCAACAGCCCTCGCCATGTTTCCGCTATAAGATGGAATAAAAACATCGCTTTCGACGGAAACAATGTAGTCCAGTGCAGCCATTTGAGTTGAGTGGTTCATAAAAGGCTTAAGCTCTACTTTTGTTGCCAACTTTTCCTTCAGTATCACAAAGATGGTCAGTCTACATTCAGTCTCATTggtaataataaattaacatcCTGAAACTATGTAGTAGTACCTTACTCATTAACATGGTGAAACGAGAGCCAAGACTAGCTAACCGAGACTCACCACCGTAAATCTCACCAGCAGCTATATATATAGGTGTGTTTGGTGCATATCCTAAAGCTGTTAGTAAAATTCCAACTTCTTTTGGAGTCAATGGACAATTCCCTTTGAGTCTTTGTACTTTTCCATCAATGTCTTTAACTTTCCAATACGCTGTGTTCTTCCTAAACACTCAATCTtcttatttgaaaaaattacacaaacaagtaatgttttcttgtttctttttggtTACCTTATCTTCCTTAGCTCAGCACCTTCAGAAGCAGATAAACCATGGTTGCAGCCGCTAAAAGCTAGCATGTCTTTCTCGTATCTCAAATGCAACGCAATGTATAGACCATAAGATGTCATCCTATCGACTAAAATCTGCAACAAAACTTAAGTATTAGAGAGaagaatgtatatatattatatgagaTGGTTATAGGAAACTAATAGTTTTACTTGTCCCATTGATCTGATTTTAGTAGAGAAGCGTAGAGCCTCATAACAAGCACGGCAACGTAGCTTTTGAATATCTGGGGGTAGACCGTTGTTTACTAGACGAGAATCGGATTTGGCAGCTCGGATCACCTTGTATTCATCCCACATGGTAGCTATCTCATTTTGGTAATATCTCAATCCTGAGTAGCTTTTGAAATGCTTAACCACTTTTGTGAGTCCATCAATACCTTTTGGTAGCTTCTTAATGACACTAATATCTTTAGATAAAGTACTGATGAAGTGATCTTCATCAAATACATCCGAGAATTTACTGGATCAATACAAAAtgagaaacattaaaaaaaacacgTTAAACAAGTTCAAGAGAtgctaaaaaagaaagaaaaaatgggaACATGGGGTTAACCTAGTATCCTGCCAGAAAGATCGTTTATCGAGCTCCGGGACTACAAGTGTGGCATTTATAATACGAGCTATAGCTACCATGTCACATATCTGTAAAGTTTGTCACATAGCTATAAGTATTTTAATAGTTGTGAGTTCAGATCGTAACACAAAAAGTAATACTATACACACTTAATTACCCCAGCACGCATCTGGTTAAGACCGCCATTCGTGTGAACAAGAAGATAACCTCTAGACTCCAACGGAGCTGAGGAAACAAATAACCAGAGAGTacgtaaatttttttatttatgagtcAGTTTTGGTTACATAAAAAACCAAACCAGACGGATATGTGTTTCTTACATATGTAATTAGGATTGGGATTGACACAAGGGACGAAGTTGCGGTTAGGTGGATGTTTCCAAAGCTTGTCATAATCTGGTATCCCGCTTGTCGTGTTCAACTGTCAAATCTAATGGAGTCAGAAACACGAAAGAGGACATGATCTAGTGTGCTAAGTTAATATGCACTCTTAAAACTCGCTCTTAAGCATAGCAGATTAGTGTCTATCTATAAACatagatttcttttttttttttgaattatacatgGGTATACTGGTCCCACAGAAGTGGTCCAGACTAGTCACGTTTTGCCACGTGTCGGTCCTATGTATGTCCCTGGCGATGCCAAAATGTTAATTCTCCAGTGGTCGGAGACTCGAACCCTGATGGTTTCACCGTATTGGGTTTTTGCCCTCAAATTAATCACCACCAGGCCACAAGTCATGGTTATAGACTTCTAGtttcaaacaacaaacaaaccGATCATAAAGATATCATGTTTAATTTTCCCagttaaacaatatatttacttataagcAACTAATATATTAGGCCGCACATAAGTTGTACCTTGGCGAAGGAAGGGCTTGTCAAGAAATGAGGTTGAGATAGCTCATGTGTATTGTTGATGTGTTCAGATGTTAATCTCTGATTCTGAATCTCATTCTCCTGAAATTCGACAAGAGTCAGCCAGACATTTAAACGAAACCACATTGATAGCCAACGTTCAAAGCTTTACTTCAGTCGTTTCCCGACGAGATAGGTTCATAGTCGAGCTCGGTTCTGTAATGGAGTTTTCGTAACTGATGTGTCCTCGCTGCTGAACAAAGAATCAAATCCGGAAAACAAGTTAAGATTGAACACTATTCTTGCCTCGAAACAAAACCGATCAatcttttttcctttaaaaaatatCCGTGAGAGAATAGAGATAGGTTACGGACACGAGTGGTGTATTTGCTAAGATGTAGCCTAGGGAGTCTGTTGAGAGGAGCTACGTAGATGTGTACAGTGAGAAAGCCAAGTAATGCTATTATACATATGGCACATGTTAATAGTCTGCGTATCACCACCACCACAAGCGTCTTCTTCCGTCGTCGCATTTCTCTGAGAACGATCTAAACGAAAACATTCAAGAAATAACGATTCAGAATAACCGGATCTTGATCTTATTTTTCTTCCTTTGATGGTGAGTGGATGAGGTTTCTATAACGGGAGTATATGTGTTTTGCCAAAAGAGGAAAGTATTCAAATGCATTTATGGGATCTTTCTTTCGATATTTGATTGGGTCTTGTATCCTATTTTTAAAGATGTGGTAAGAAGACAAAAGGGTAAGATAAGGGTCACGTGACATTTGACCTGATCTACAGAGAGGGATATAAGAGGTGTCTCAATGGTGAGGAGGAGACCATTTCTATATTTGTAAAAGGACAGTgaactttaaataaaaacttattacaCGTAACCGTTGCATAAAATATCATGCAGAGGAAGGAGGACAAGAATATATTCTTTTATATTGATTATTATtagtgtatataaatatataactaaacaAACCACTTAGACGAAAAATTGTCTATTCGACATATAAGTTTTACTTTTCAATGCCAAGTGACTGGTGACTATATATCTTCCACGTTCTGTCTTGGGTATACCACAGTGGCTATGAGAACCAAAACTGCAACCACAACCATTACCGTAAGAAATGCTATCAAGCTTCGCATGTGCCTACAAAGAAATTGCCAATGCTGAATGTCAGTAACGTAACAACATATATGTATTGAACCGGCTTGAGCAAACTTCTCTCTCTAAATAGGAAACCGTAGTTAGATATCCGGTACTGTTATTTACATGAACAAAAATGTAGGCAAGGAGCTCTCAAGCTCAGACAGCTGCTGATCGACGACGATGTAGAAGATGTAGGAACCTTATTTTACTACTATAggacaactgatatttgtaaagaataataaaaacataaatataaaattataatatcgaaatataaaaataaagaagaattgcagagtcgagatgattaatttctttccttaaatctttaaatgCTCCGTAGTGTGACAGTTTCATAGCGCACATATTCCCAGAATACAACTGCaacattgtttttgtttaccatcaccgaaaaacagaatctatcgaACCTAATTTTGTGTTGTActctcaaatttaaaataaaaaaatactaacataACTATTCTGAGCGgagaatttttttcttctcttattCGTATGAATGAGAATACTCTATGCAATCGAAGAAGTGGCTTTTATAACACATATCAAAAGCAAGCAAGAAAAAACGTTTTCCATTGACCATACAATAAAGCACAATTGATTATTGCATTGAATTTGAATTCATTGTGgacaaagtaaaaaaaacgtCTTTTGTTATCAATGATgaagatatttgtgattttatttaatttattatacaaataaattaatCACATCAATTTGAATTTAGTCCAAAACAATATGGATATTAGACTAATAGTCTATTTACTAAATTGCAAATTCATTTCCATTTTGGATATATCTTTCGTCATTATACCATAGTATGTTCACAAGGTTTTTAACCAAGTTATTACTTCTCCATATATAAGCAAGAGGACTATCACCTCATATTTTTATGTGGGACATTTACTAGTTTTAAACATAGTTAGTTTGTCAAGTTTTACAAGCTTTCCAAGTCAATGACTTTGAACAAACATTTCTCATTTAatcaaacttcttttttttgacaTATGATACACTATCACATAGTGTTCATAGCAAGAAATCCAATGATTTCAATCTCTGGTCATTCCGACAACTACATAGCCCATGAAAATCCACTGGAATATTGACTAAAGccattttcccaaaaaaaagttccaacaatcccccacataaATTGAAAATGACTCTAGACACTAGACGACTCGAAAGACTTGACTTCGTAGACAAGAATCGACTAAGGACTTTTGAGAGTGCAAACGAAAAAGCGAAAaagcaaaaatatagttttggaAAAATCCAAAGCGTAGGAACCTTATTTCACTACCATAggacaactgatatttgtaaagaataataagaacataaattaaaattacaataccaaaatataagaataaagaagaattgcagagtCGAGATGGTTAATAtctttccttaaatctttaaacgccCCGTAGTGTGACGATTTCATAGCGCTCAAATTTTCCAGGATACAACTGCAgcattgtttctgtttaccatcaccgaaaaacaAAATCTATCGAACCTAATTTTGTGTtgtac
This region of Brassica napus cultivar Da-Ae chromosome C5, Da-Ae, whole genome shotgun sequence genomic DNA includes:
- the LOC106452057 gene encoding cytochrome c oxidase subunit 6b-3; protein product: MVESVSSQTPSLSEQYHLEKAVEDKSKSPEVTSEEAPAATEEARANEENTSEEVAEETPDEIKLETAPADFRFPTTNQTRHCFTRYIEYHRCVAAKGDEAPECDKFSKFYRSLCPGEWVDRWNEQRENGTFPGPL
- the LOC106452055 gene encoding O-fucosyltransferase 7 codes for the protein MRRRKKTLVVVVIRRLLTCAICIIALLGFLTVHIYVAPLNRLPRLHLSKYTTRQRGHISYENSITEPSSTMNLSRRETTEENEIQNQRLTSEHINNTHELSQPHFLTSPSFAKLNTTSGIPDYDKLWKHPPNRNFVPCVNPNPNYISPLESRGYLLVHTNGGLNQMRAGICDMVAIARIINATLVVPELDKRSFWQDTSKFSDVFDEDHFISTLSKDISVIKKLPKGIDGLTKVVKHFKSYSGLRYYQNEIATMWDEYKVIRAAKSDSRLVNNGLPPDIQKLRCRACYEALRFSTKIRSMGQILVDRMTSYGLYIALHLRYEKDMLAFSGCNHGLSASEGAELRKIRKNTAYWKVKDIDGKVQRLKGNCPLTPKEVGILLTALGYAPNTPIYIAAGEIYGGESRLASLGSRFTMLMSKEKLATKVELKPFMNHSTQMAALDYIVSVESDVFIPSYSGNMARAVEGHRRYLGHRKTISPDRKAIVRLIDRIGRGIEKDNRKVYERIIEIHKTRQGSPRRRKGPASGTKGLERHRSEESFYENPLPDCLCQRDPSRGS